The nucleotide window CTCACTTTTAACCTTCAGAATCAATCCGATATGCAACTGTTAATGTCCAGAGCTAGTGAAGATGTTAAGCTCCGCCATAACACTTGCAAGCCTTTGTCCACAACAACTCTTCTTTCCCAACTCGAGCCCCATCAAAGTAAAATCCAGCTCTTCATATTTCTGTCATAGCAATCACTCACACAACATTAGCAATAAAAGATTTCAACTAGACTTGCTTcaattttttcactcaaaatcgAGCCTTTGCCTCAACTGTTCCATCAGCCAGGGAACTTCCAGTGCTGGAGATAATATCCCACATGACCAGCACTTAAAGGtacagataaaaatatttattatttatttatttgcagcTTCTCTGTTTTGGACTTTATGgctgaaaatttagttttttgttcTTTGTTGTCTCAGGAGAGTAAAGGGTTCTGGGATTAATGGAAGGTGAGAGCTTTTTAAGCTGAACTACAAGCTCAATCatcagttctttttttttttctttctttatatgtaGTTTtgttaagaaaagaaaagaacccACCTGGCTGATGAGAAAATTACtgagagaaaaggaagaagggGGAACTTTTCGCATTGTGACTTGAATTTTTTGACCACTTAACTCAACTCAGATGGCCCTTGTATCTGCATAGGAAATTATATATTCGAACCCCATTGCAAAGTAAAACTATTGGTGATATACAAACTCCAAAAGGCCTTTGCTTTGCTATCTTTCGATGTTGTTACAGAACAATGCATTTAACATTCTTCATGTGCATAGACATCAAGTAGCTTCAAGAATCTTAAGCAAATATCACTTTCTGTTGAGAAAGACTCACTGTACCTATCACTCATCAACCAACCACACCCATGTGAATCTCCTCACAATTGCCTCAAACTCCAAATCTCTGCGCCAAACTAAACAAGTCCATGCCTTTGCACTCCACAATGGATTTCTTCCTAGAAGTGTTTCTCTCTGTGCCTCTTTGATCCTCCGCTATGCTGCTTTCCAAGAATCCaatgcttgtttccttctctttgAACAGACTATTAGTTATTGCCACACTGCATTTCTGTGGAATACTTTCATTCGGGCTCTATTGGTTGCCCATGTTCATGATGGTTTTGTTACCTATAATCGAATGGTTAGGACCAGAGTTCCCCTTGATAACCATACCTTCCCTTTTGTTCTCAAGGCATGTGCTGATAATTTGGAACTCCAAAAGGGTATGGAGATTCATGGGCATCTGTTCAAACTTGGTTTTGAAATGGATGTTTTTGTGGGTAATACCCTGTTGTTGTTTTATGGTAATTGTGGGCTTTTGGAAAATGTTAGGAGTGTGTTTGATGAAATGCGTGAGAGAGATATTGTTTCCTGGAATACAATTATAGGATTACTTTCGGTTAATGGCTGCTATGTGGAGGCGCTCGATTTATATTGTGATATGATTTTAAGGTCTGGGTTTAAACCAAACTCAGTTACTACTGTTAGTATCTTGCCAGTTTGCGGGAGCCTTGCAAATGAGGTCATGGCAAGGCAGATTCATTGTTTTGTTGTGAAGGTTGGGTTGGGTGTTCAGATGACTATTAGTAATGCACTGGTTGATGTGTATGGTAAATGTGGAAATATGATGGCTTCAAGGCAAGTTTTTGATGAAATGGTAGAGAGGAACGAAGTTTCCTGGAATGCCGTAATTGCTAGTCTTGCTCATACAGGGTGTAACAAGGATGCATTAGATATGTTTAGGCTGATGATTTGTGCTGGGCTGACACCAAACTCTATTgctatatctattattttaccTGTGTTGGTTGAAGAAGAATTATTTGGGTTAGGAAAGGAAATCCATCGGTTCTGTTTAAGAATAGGCATTGAATCTGATGTGTTTGTTGCCAACTCAATGATTGATATGTATGCAAAATCAGGCCATCAATCTGAAGCTTCCTCTCTGTTTCACAATATGCTTGTAAAGAATGTTGTTACTTGGAATGCCATGATTGCTAATTTCACTCAAAACAGGCAAGAGTTAGCGGCTCTAGAGCTATTAAGAGCAATGTCAGTACATAACAAGATACCTAATTCTGTCACTTTGACGAATGTTCTTCCAGCTTGTGCACGAGTTGGTTTCCTTCTTCCAGGAAAAGAAATCCATGCAGTGACCATCCGTATGGGGTTCAACCTTGATCTGTTTGTCACCAATGCTCTGACAGacatgtatgcaaaatgtggCCGCTTAGATCTGGCTCAAAGTGTTTTTGACATATCCCGTAGGgatgaaatatcttataatatattaatagtaaGCTATGCTCAAACAAGTGATTGCTCAAAATCCTTGAGTTTATTCTCAGAAATGGGTCTCAAGGGTATGATGCATGATGCGGTTTCCTTTGTGGGTGCTATATCAGCTTGTGGAAAATTAGCTGCAACCAAGCAAGGGAAAGAGATCCATGCAGTCGTGACGAGAAAGCTTTTTCACACACACCTCTTTGTTGCTAATTCACTTTTGGACTTTTATTCCAGATGTGGACGGATTGATATAGCTGACAAGATCTTTGTGAGGATTCCAAATAAAGATGCAGCCTCGTGGAATACTATGATTTTGGGTTATGGAATGCTTGGTGATTTGGACATGGCTATTGATCTCTTCGAAAATATGAGGGAACGTGGAGTGCAATATGATTCAGTTTCATATATTGCAGTTTTGTCAGCCTGTAGCCATGGAGGATTTGTTGAAAAAGGGAGGAAATACTTTGAGGAAATGCAAGCTCAGAATATTGAGCCGACACAAATGCACTATGCTTGTATGGTTGATCTCCTTGGACGAGCTGGCCTTATGGAAGATGTAGTGgaacttataaaaaatttgcCCATCATACCGGAGTCCAATATATGGGGTGCTTTGCTTGGGGCATGCCGAATCCATGGTAATATAGAGTTGGGGTCTTGGGCAGCTGAGCATTTGCTTAAGTTGAAACCTGAACATTGTGGGTATTATATTCTTCTTTCAAACATGTATGCAGAA belongs to Mangifera indica cultivar Alphonso chromosome 2, CATAS_Mindica_2.1, whole genome shotgun sequence and includes:
- the LOC123209294 gene encoding pentatricopeptide repeat-containing protein At4g14170-like; translation: MLLQNNAFNILHVHRHQVASRILSKYHFLLRKTHCTYHSSTNHTHVNLLTIASNSKSLRQTKQVHAFALHNGFLPRSVSLCASLILRYAAFQESNACFLLFEQTISYCHTAFLWNTFIRALLVAHVHDGFVTYNRMVRTRVPLDNHTFPFVLKACADNLELQKGMEIHGHLFKLGFEMDVFVGNTLLLFYGNCGLLENVRSVFDEMRERDIVSWNTIIGLLSVNGCYVEALDLYCDMILRSGFKPNSVTTVSILPVCGSLANEVMARQIHCFVVKVGLGVQMTISNALVDVYGKCGNMMASRQVFDEMVERNEVSWNAVIASLAHTGCNKDALDMFRLMICAGLTPNSIAISIILPVLVEEELFGLGKEIHRFCLRIGIESDVFVANSMIDMYAKSGHQSEASSLFHNMLVKNVVTWNAMIANFTQNRQELAALELLRAMSVHNKIPNSVTLTNVLPACARVGFLLPGKEIHAVTIRMGFNLDLFVTNALTDMYAKCGRLDLAQSVFDISRRDEISYNILIVSYAQTSDCSKSLSLFSEMGLKGMMHDAVSFVGAISACGKLAATKQGKEIHAVVTRKLFHTHLFVANSLLDFYSRCGRIDIADKIFVRIPNKDAASWNTMILGYGMLGDLDMAIDLFENMRERGVQYDSVSYIAVLSACSHGGFVEKGRKYFEEMQAQNIEPTQMHYACMVDLLGRAGLMEDVVELIKNLPIIPESNIWGALLGACRIHGNIELGSWAAEHLLKLKPEHCGYYILLSNMYAEAGKWDEANKIRELMKSRGAKKNPAYSWVQTGDQVQAFVVGEVMENSNPGLWHAECG